The genomic DNA ACCGCTAGCTTTGAGCTCCCTCCTTAGCTCCTTGAAGTTGAAGACTTCTCCGTTGTATGTAACGACGTAACGACCGCTCGGCGACGCCATAGGTTGATGCCCCTCAGGCGAGAGGTCCAAGATCGAGAGCCGTCGGTGGCCAAGCCAGGCGCCCAGCGGGGGATCGTGCCAGGAGCCGGAACTGTCAGGGCCGCGATGAGTCAGGCGATCGAGCATGCCTCGGAGGAGGTCCGGTTCGGGGGCGCCAATCCAACCCAAGATCCCGCACATGGATGGTTACCTAGCCGTACTGCCTGATGACGCCCAGATGGCGGGCCAGTCCGGTCCCCCAAGCGCAGAACCGGGGCCCAAGGAGAAGGACCAAGGCAGAGAAGATGGATTCGGCCAGTCGCGACCAGTGCGCAGCGTGCAGCCAGAGCCGCCACGCCCCCGACTCTCCCGCCAGGCTCTTGTAGACGGCAAATCGCAAGAGTTTGGAGCGGTAAAGGTGCGGTGCGCGTTCACGGTACTGGCTCTCGTAGCGGGCAAAGAGCGCCTCGTAGCAGCGTGCGGTCTCCCGAGCCTTTTCGGGCCGAGTCCAGGCACTGGATACCGAGCCCGCCCTTCGGTCGTAGTAGACGCGCATGAGCTTGCTCGTGACCCAGAAAGGTCCGTCCTCGGCCAGGCGCAGGTAAGACACGATACCGCACGACTTCCGCATACTGAGGTCAACGTACTGGCGTTCCCTGATATAGGGGCCGCGGAAGATAGGTAAATAC from Candidatus Tanganyikabacteria bacterium includes the following:
- a CDS encoding glycosyltransferase family 2 protein, with the translated sequence MPEGLVLSVVIPAYRVSDLISETLHSVFSPIPGDWNVEVLVVDDGSPDGDELEETLSGFQHIRLIRHHGNRGMCAARNTGIRASRGDLVTILDADDRLVPEWPSALAAIVSEWPEEVHVCFAACQNPEGRITASEPAYTGPLTFDDLLNERRSGEYLPIFRGPYIRERQYVDLSMRKSCGIVSYLRLAEDGPFWVTSKLMRVYYDRRAGSVSSAWTRPEKARETARCYEALFARYESQYRERAPHLYRSKLLRFAVYKSLAGESGAWRLWLHAAHWSRLAESIFSALVLLLGPRFCAWGTGLARHLGVIRQYG